A window of the Diorhabda carinulata isolate Delta chromosome 1, icDioCari1.1, whole genome shotgun sequence genome harbors these coding sequences:
- the LOC130892174 gene encoding rRNA-processing protein FCF1 homolog — protein sequence MGKARKTRKIAEKRFAKMKKMISLSDPRIKESLRQSPKKKKPEDPHEMKVHEAPQISSALFFQYNTQLGPPYHILIDTNFINFSIKNKLDIIQNMMDCLFAKCTPYITDCVLAELEKLGQKYRVALRIIKDPRFERICCMHKGTYADDCLVQRVTQHKCYIVATNDRDLKRRIRKIPGVPIMYVSQHKYTIERMPDAYGAPK from the exons atg gGTAAAGCAaggaaaactagaaaaattgcCGAAAAGCGTTTCgcaaaaatgaagaaaatgattaGTTTAAGTGATCCTCGTATCAAAGAATCATTAAGACAATCACCTAAGAAAAAGAAACCAGAAGATCCGCATGAAATGAAAGTACATGAAGCACCACAAATTAGTTCCgctctattttttcaatataatacaCAACTTGGCCCCCCGTATCACATACTTATAGatacaaatttcataaatttctccattaaaaataaattggatatCATACAAAACATGATGGACTGCTTGTTTGCGAAATGTACACCATATATTACAGATTGTGTGTTAGCTGAGTTAGAGAAACTAGGACAAAAATATAGAGTAGCTCTTAGAATTATCAAAGATCCCAGGTTTGAAAGGATATGTTGTATGCATAAAGGTACTTATGCGGATGATTGTTTAGTACAAAGGGTAACACAACATAAGTGCTATATTGTAGCTACTAATGATAGGGACTTGAAAAGAAGGATCAGAAAAATACCAGGTGTACCAATTATGTATGTATCACAACATAAATATACCATTGAAAGAATGCCTGATGCATATGGAGCTCCCAAATAA